In Paenibacillus sp. FSL R7-0345, a single window of DNA contains:
- a CDS encoding flotillin family protein: MFGVPDYLFIPAVVVAVLFVLGIAFWARYKTVGPDEGMIVTGSFLGKNHISDDGSGRKIKIVRGGGAFILPVFQKAEFMSLLSHKLDVTTPEVYTEQGVPVIADGVAIIKVGSSTEDVATAAEQFMGKPIDALKSEAQEVLEGHLRAILGSMTVEEVYRNRDRFAQEVQGVAARDLKKMGLQIVSFTIKDVRDKHGYLEALGKPRIAAVKRDAEIAEAEAMRDARIQKANAEEQGQKAELLRDTNIAEASKDNQLKVAAFKRDQDTAKAEADQAYHIQEARAKQTVVEEQMKVELVRKEREIDLQAKEIQVREKQYDAEVKKKAEADRYAVEQAAEADKARRMREADALQYSIEKQAQATSEQKRLEGQAMADAELAKGKAEAEVIRARGLAEAEAKEKLAEAFQKFGEAAVLDIIVKMLPELAGKIAEPIASIDKLTVVDTGNGEGAARVSNYVTQLMATAPEMLKSVSGIDVESLIKGLTQKAVPASGGSAVHMVPSSPAAVKEHQE, from the coding sequence ATGTTCGGTGTACCTGATTATTTGTTTATTCCTGCAGTAGTTGTAGCTGTGCTGTTTGTACTGGGGATTGCGTTCTGGGCCCGTTATAAGACAGTCGGACCCGATGAAGGCATGATCGTTACCGGTTCATTCCTCGGCAAAAACCACATTTCCGATGACGGCTCCGGCCGTAAGATCAAGATTGTCCGCGGCGGCGGTGCGTTTATTCTTCCGGTATTCCAGAAGGCTGAGTTCATGTCGCTGCTCTCCCATAAGCTTGATGTAACCACTCCTGAGGTATATACGGAGCAAGGGGTTCCGGTTATCGCCGACGGTGTAGCGATTATCAAGGTCGGCAGCTCGACCGAGGATGTGGCAACAGCCGCCGAGCAGTTCATGGGCAAGCCGATAGATGCACTAAAGAGTGAAGCCCAGGAAGTGCTGGAAGGCCATTTGCGGGCTATCCTCGGTTCGATGACTGTTGAAGAGGTGTACCGTAACCGTGACCGGTTTGCCCAGGAAGTGCAAGGGGTTGCGGCACGGGATCTGAAGAAAATGGGTCTGCAGATCGTTTCATTCACGATCAAGGATGTGCGCGACAAGCACGGATACCTGGAAGCGCTCGGTAAACCGCGGATTGCGGCAGTAAAACGCGATGCGGAAATTGCCGAAGCCGAAGCGATGCGGGATGCGCGGATTCAGAAGGCCAATGCCGAGGAGCAGGGGCAGAAGGCGGAATTGCTGCGTGATACGAACATTGCCGAAGCGTCCAAGGACAACCAGCTGAAGGTTGCTGCGTTCAAGCGCGATCAGGATACGGCTAAGGCGGAAGCTGACCAGGCGTATCACATTCAGGAAGCCCGGGCCAAGCAGACAGTGGTTGAGGAGCAGATGAAGGTAGAGCTGGTCCGCAAGGAGCGCGAGATTGATCTCCAGGCCAAAGAGATCCAGGTCCGCGAGAAGCAGTATGATGCAGAAGTCAAAAAGAAAGCGGAAGCCGACCGTTATGCTGTAGAGCAGGCGGCAGAAGCGGATAAGGCAAGACGTATGCGCGAGGCCGATGCCTTGCAGTACAGTATTGAGAAGCAGGCGCAGGCGACCTCGGAGCAGAAGCGGCTTGAAGGTCAGGCGATGGCTGATGCCGAGCTGGCCAAAGGTAAAGCGGAAGCCGAAGTCATCCGGGCGCGCGGTCTTGCCGAAGCGGAAGCGAAAGAGAAGCTGGCTGAAGCGTTCCAGAAGTTCGGCGAAGCGGCGGTACTCGACATCATCGTCAAGATGCTGCCTGAGCTGGCCGGCAAGATTGCGGAGCCGATCGCTTCCATCGACAAGCTCACTGTTGTCGATACCGGGAATGGTGAAGGAGCGGCACGGGTCAGCAATTATGTGACCCAGCTGATGGCTACCGCTCCGGAAATGCTCAAAAGTGTCTCCGGGATTGATGTGGAGTCGCTGATCAAGGGGCTGACCCAGAAAGCCGTTCCGGCATCCGGGGGGAGCGCGGTTCATATGGTACCAAGCAGTCCGGCGGCAGTGAAGGAGCATCAGGAATAG
- a CDS encoding PRD domain-containing protein, whose protein sequence is MGSITVAKVLNNNVIIAQHPQYAEVVVIGKGIGYNRKSRDQINLSSVEKMFILRNQEEQEQYKQLVPQVDEKLIEVVQEIVLHIMQSSNQPLNEHIHIALTDHISFAIRRNEQNIAIHNPFLYETKEIYPEEYRLADYAVKRINETMAVTLPPDEIGFVALHIVSALSNRHISEVREHSLLIGDLVSIVEDNLDYRIPRDSLDYSRLVTHLRFVLERLRRGETVRETTSLDGLMKREYPEMYSLSWKLTKIIEQRVRIPVYPAEVSYLTIHLQRLAQKKEDEADMGQ, encoded by the coding sequence TTGGGCAGCATAACTGTAGCCAAGGTACTCAATAACAATGTCATTATCGCCCAGCACCCCCAGTATGCCGAGGTTGTTGTCATTGGCAAGGGGATCGGGTATAACCGTAAAAGCCGTGATCAGATCAACCTGTCCTCCGTGGAGAAGATGTTTATTCTGCGTAACCAGGAAGAGCAGGAACAATATAAACAGCTGGTTCCCCAGGTGGATGAGAAGCTGATAGAGGTTGTACAGGAAATCGTTCTGCATATTATGCAGAGCAGCAACCAGCCGCTGAACGAGCACATTCATATTGCCCTGACTGATCATATCTCTTTTGCCATCCGGCGTAACGAGCAGAATATTGCTATTCATAACCCCTTTTTGTATGAGACAAAAGAGATCTATCCCGAAGAATACCGGCTGGCCGACTACGCGGTTAAACGGATTAACGAGACGATGGCGGTCACGCTTCCTCCGGATGAGATCGGTTTCGTAGCCTTGCATATCGTCAGCGCGCTCAGCAACAGGCATATCTCTGAGGTGAGGGAGCATTCTTTGCTGATCGGCGATCTGGTGAGTATTGTGGAGGATAATCTGGATTACCGGATTCCGCGGGATTCGCTGGATTATTCGCGGCTCGTGACCCATTTGCGGTTCGTGCTGGAGCGGCTGCGCCGCGGAGAAACGGTGCGTGAGACCACCTCGCTGGACGGCCTGATGAAGCGGGAATATCCGGAGATGTATTCGCTGTCCTGGAAGCTGACCAAGATTATTGAGCAGCGGGTCCGTATACCGGTTTATCCGGCGGAGGTCAGCTATCTGACGATCCATCTGCAGCGTCTTGCCCAGAAGAAAGAGGATGAGGCGGATATGGGGCAGTAG
- a CDS encoding iron-containing alcohol dehydrogenase, with the protein MRKFEFYNPTKLIFGQGTLQALRTEVPKYGKNVLLMYGGGSIKRSGLYDNVLAELSAAGAVVTELAGVEPNPRLSTVHKGVELCREHNIELILAVGGGSVLDCAKAVAVGAKYDGDMWDFVERKAAPQGALPLGTVLTMAATGSEMNNGSVITNEVTKEKMGWGSVHAYPAFSILDPENTFSLPRDQTVYGMVDIMSHTLEHYFHTDTNTPLQDGFCEALLRTVIEAAPKLIEDLENYELRETIMYCGTMALNGMVSMGFAGDWATHNIEHAVSAVYDIPHGGGLAILFPQWMKYNLSTNPARFRQLAVNVFGIDASGKTDEEAGLEGIKALRSFWDSIGAPKTLGDYDIDDSEIGSMADKAVRFGPFGNFRKLEREDVVEIYKMSL; encoded by the coding sequence CGGACAGAAGTACCGAAGTACGGCAAGAATGTCCTGCTCATGTACGGGGGCGGCAGCATCAAGCGCAGCGGTCTTTATGATAATGTGCTCGCCGAGCTAAGCGCAGCCGGAGCTGTTGTGACAGAGCTGGCCGGTGTTGAGCCTAATCCGCGCTTGTCCACGGTACATAAAGGCGTGGAGCTGTGCCGCGAGCATAATATTGAACTTATTCTTGCTGTGGGCGGCGGAAGTGTGCTGGACTGTGCCAAAGCTGTAGCTGTCGGGGCAAAGTACGACGGGGATATGTGGGATTTCGTGGAGCGCAAGGCGGCTCCGCAGGGTGCACTTCCGCTGGGTACAGTGCTGACTATGGCAGCAACGGGCTCGGAAATGAACAACGGCTCGGTAATCACCAACGAAGTTACCAAGGAAAAAATGGGCTGGGGCAGCGTTCACGCCTATCCGGCATTCTCGATTCTTGATCCGGAGAACACATTCTCCCTGCCACGCGACCAGACAGTATACGGGATGGTGGACATCATGTCCCATACCCTTGAGCATTACTTCCACACCGACACCAACACGCCGCTGCAGGACGGCTTCTGCGAAGCGCTGCTCCGCACCGTTATCGAAGCGGCTCCGAAGCTGATCGAGGATCTGGAGAATTATGAGCTGCGTGAGACGATCATGTATTGTGGCACAATGGCGCTGAACGGCATGGTCAGCATGGGCTTCGCCGGAGACTGGGCCACACACAATATCGAGCATGCTGTATCCGCCGTTTATGACATCCCGCATGGCGGCGGTCTGGCGATCCTGTTCCCGCAGTGGATGAAATATAACCTCAGCACCAACCCTGCCCGCTTCCGCCAGCTAGCGGTGAATGTATTCGGAATTGATGCTTCCGGTAAAACCGACGAGGAAGCCGGACTCGAGGGAATCAAAGCGCTGCGCAGCTTCTGGGATTCCATCGGTGCTCCGAAGACGCTTGGCGATTACGATATCGATGACAGTGAAATCGGCAGCATGGCCGACAAGGCGGTCCGTTTCGGTCCGTTCGGCAACTTCCGCAAGCTGGAGCGTGAGGATGTTGTAGAAATTTATAAAATGTCGCTGTAA
- a CDS encoding protease: MQTLYLGCLALGVIFAVVSVLVGDLIGNALDGVFDLVSFDFLNPTVLAGGITVFGGAGILLTRYSGLEDGAILALSLLIAAFMAVLLFLAVIKPMDKSEVSTGFSMQDLPGRIGEITVPVPSSGYGEVMVKFGAGNSLHTAASFEHQSLPAGSKVVVIEVREGVALVSEFEERKGADV, from the coding sequence ATGCAAACGCTATACTTGGGCTGTTTGGCGCTGGGCGTAATTTTTGCGGTGGTTAGTGTGCTGGTGGGGGATCTGATCGGGAATGCCCTGGACGGTGTTTTTGATCTTGTATCGTTCGATTTTCTGAATCCTACAGTACTGGCGGGGGGCATCACCGTTTTTGGCGGGGCAGGGATTCTGCTCACCCGTTACAGCGGGCTGGAAGACGGCGCAATTCTTGCCTTGTCCCTGCTGATAGCGGCGTTTATGGCAGTGCTCCTGTTCCTTGCAGTGATTAAGCCTATGGATAAAAGCGAGGTGTCTACAGGCTTCTCGATGCAGGACCTGCCAGGCAGGATCGGGGAAATTACAGTTCCTGTCCCCTCGTCAGGCTACGGCGAGGTGATGGTGAAGTTTGGTGCAGGCAACAGTCTGCATACAGCAGCAAGCTTCGAACACCAGTCCCTGCCTGCCGGCAGCAAGGTGGTAGTGATCGAAGTAAGAGAAGGCGTTGCACTGGTATCTGAATTTGAAGAGAGAAAAGGAGCGGATGTGTAA
- a CDS encoding HPr family phosphocarrier protein — protein MQKTFKIVDEDGIHARPATALVNTATKFKGTEAFAEAKGKKVTLKSILGVLSLGLEAGDTLTLITEGSEEAEALSALQDVMIKEGLGEINE, from the coding sequence ATGCAAAAAACTTTCAAAATTGTTGATGAAGACGGAATTCACGCACGTCCAGCAACTGCCCTGGTAAATACAGCAACTAAATTTAAAGGCACTGAGGCTTTTGCAGAAGCAAAAGGCAAAAAAGTAACTTTGAAATCGATTCTTGGCGTATTGTCCCTGGGTCTTGAAGCAGGCGACACACTGACCCTGATCACTGAAGGCAGCGAAGAAGCAGAAGCACTGAGCGCATTGCAGGATGTAATGATCAAAGAAGGGCTGGGAGAAATTAATGAGTAA
- a CDS encoding ABC transporter ATP-binding protein, with protein MELILDNIRKSYNDKQVLKGVDFTFEKGKIYGLLGRNGAGKTSLFNCLSGEVRMDSGGAFLRRKEVSLPLGEDEIGYVFSLPILPEFLTGYEFVKFYMDINRDKIQPGLTIEDYFNIISFEEEDRHRLIKGYSHGMKNKIQMLCFIITRPPLILLDEPLTSFDVVVALEIKKLLREMKQDHIIIFSTHILQLAADLCDELVILNNGVLQEIPADTLHSPGFEERIISLLKDGTGHA; from the coding sequence ATGGAGCTCATACTGGACAACATCAGGAAAAGCTACAACGATAAGCAGGTGCTGAAGGGTGTCGATTTTACTTTTGAAAAAGGGAAAATATACGGCCTTCTCGGCCGCAACGGCGCCGGCAAAACCTCACTGTTCAACTGTCTGAGCGGCGAGGTCCGGATGGACAGCGGCGGCGCGTTCCTGCGGAGGAAGGAGGTCAGTCTGCCGCTGGGCGAGGATGAAATCGGCTATGTTTTTTCCCTGCCGATTCTGCCCGAGTTTCTTACCGGATATGAATTTGTGAAATTTTACATGGACATTAACCGGGACAAAATTCAGCCGGGCCTGACCATTGAAGACTATTTTAATATCATTTCATTTGAGGAAGAGGACCGCCATAGGCTGATTAAAGGGTACTCCCACGGGATGAAGAACAAAATCCAGATGCTCTGCTTTATCATCACCCGGCCTCCGCTGATTCTGCTGGACGAGCCGCTGACTTCGTTCGATGTCGTTGTAGCGCTGGAGATCAAGAAGCTGCTGCGGGAGATGAAGCAGGATCACATTATTATTTTCTCCACCCATATTCTGCAGCTTGCTGCTGATCTGTGTGACGAGCTGGTTATTCTGAACAACGGTGTGCTGCAGGAAATTCCGGCGGATACGCTGCACAGCCCGGGATTTGAGGAGCGGATCATCAGTCTGCTGAAGGACGGAACGGGCCATGCTTAA
- the ptsG gene encoding glucose-specific PTS transporter subunit IIBC, which translates to MFKKLFGVLQRVGKALMLPVAILPAAGLLLGIGNMLVNPDFLQYVPALENHVVQAIANVLMNSGQIVFDNLALLFAVGVAIGLAGGEGVAGLAAIIGFLVMNVTMGTVLGINDYVLSLKDFAYARVLGIPTLQTGVFGGILVGILASSMYKRFFRIELPSYLGFFAGKRFVPIMTAVTSLILGLALTIVWPPIQHGLNYVSQSMINTNLTLSAFIFGTIERSLIPFGLHHIFYSPFWYEFGSYIDKAGELVRGDQRIFMQQLRDGAEFTAGTFTTGKYPFMMFGLPAAALAIYHEARPENKKIVGSLMVSAALTSFLTGITEPLEFSFLFVAPLLFAVHAVFAGLSFMTMQILNVKIGMTFSGGFIDYVLFGIIPNRTAWWLVIPVGLVMAVIYYFGFRFVIRKFNLKTPGREDPSDETEETSGAAVSTSGDDLPRNILAALGGRENITHLDACITRLRVEVKDKAGVDKNRLKKLGASGVLEVGNNVQAIFGTRSDTIKSQIQDVMNGRTPAAAPAAPQPELEKQAGEEGAAIMPEDIVSPVNGELLDITEVPDAVFSQKMTGDGFAFLSADGKIASPVYGKVFNVFPSKHAIGIMSDGGKEVLVHIGVNTVKLKGQGFTVLVEEGDLVAAGQPIMEVDLEYVKANAPSVISPVIFSNLPEGSTVTLKKPGKVSIGDKDIITIQ; encoded by the coding sequence ATGTTTAAAAAGTTATTTGGCGTTCTACAGCGGGTCGGTAAAGCGCTTATGCTGCCAGTAGCCATTCTGCCTGCGGCAGGTCTGCTGCTCGGAATCGGCAACATGCTGGTCAACCCTGACTTCCTCCAATACGTGCCTGCGCTTGAAAATCATGTGGTTCAGGCGATTGCCAACGTACTGATGAACTCAGGACAAATTGTGTTTGATAACCTTGCGCTGCTCTTTGCCGTCGGGGTTGCCATCGGCCTTGCCGGAGGCGAGGGTGTCGCGGGCCTTGCTGCGATAATAGGTTTCTTGGTAATGAACGTTACGATGGGAACCGTTTTGGGTATCAATGACTATGTATTAAGCCTAAAAGACTTTGCTTATGCTCGTGTCCTGGGGATCCCAACCTTGCAAACAGGTGTCTTCGGCGGTATTCTAGTCGGGATACTGGCATCGTCCATGTACAAGCGGTTCTTCCGAATAGAACTGCCTTCTTATCTGGGATTCTTTGCGGGTAAACGGTTTGTGCCGATTATGACGGCTGTCACCTCGCTGATTCTCGGTCTTGCCCTGACGATTGTCTGGCCGCCGATCCAGCACGGACTGAATTATGTCTCGCAGAGTATGATCAATACGAATCTGACGCTGTCCGCCTTTATCTTCGGTACGATTGAACGTTCCCTGATTCCGTTTGGCCTGCATCACATTTTCTACTCGCCGTTCTGGTATGAGTTCGGAAGCTATATTGACAAAGCGGGCGAGCTGGTACGCGGAGACCAGCGGATCTTCATGCAGCAGTTACGTGACGGTGCGGAATTTACAGCCGGAACATTTACAACCGGTAAATATCCGTTTATGATGTTTGGACTGCCTGCAGCAGCACTGGCGATTTATCATGAAGCAAGACCGGAGAACAAAAAGATTGTCGGAAGTCTGATGGTTTCCGCAGCGCTCACCTCGTTCCTTACAGGGATTACTGAGCCGCTGGAGTTCTCGTTCCTGTTCGTAGCACCGCTGCTCTTCGCAGTACATGCGGTTTTCGCAGGTCTGTCTTTTATGACGATGCAAATCCTGAACGTTAAGATCGGGATGACCTTCTCCGGCGGTTTCATCGACTATGTATTGTTCGGTATTATTCCGAACCGTACCGCATGGTGGCTTGTTATCCCGGTAGGTCTGGTAATGGCTGTTATTTATTACTTCGGGTTCCGGTTTGTAATCCGCAAGTTTAACCTCAAGACTCCGGGCCGTGAAGACCCGTCCGATGAGACTGAGGAAACAAGCGGAGCAGCTGTTTCCACAAGCGGAGATGATCTTCCGCGGAACATTCTGGCCGCACTCGGCGGCAGAGAGAACATTACTCATCTGGACGCATGCATTACACGTCTTCGGGTTGAGGTTAAAGATAAAGCAGGCGTGGATAAAAACCGCCTGAAGAAGCTGGGTGCCTCCGGGGTGCTTGAAGTCGGAAATAACGTCCAGGCAATCTTTGGAACACGTTCCGACACCATCAAGTCGCAGATTCAGGATGTCATGAACGGCAGAACTCCTGCTGCTGCACCTGCAGCTCCGCAGCCTGAGCTTGAGAAGCAGGCCGGGGAAGAAGGTGCAGCGATCATGCCTGAGGATATCGTATCGCCGGTTAACGGTGAACTTCTGGATATCACCGAGGTACCGGATGCAGTCTTCTCGCAGAAGATGACAGGTGACGGCTTTGCCTTCCTGTCTGCTGACGGTAAAATTGCTTCACCGGTCTACGGCAAAGTATTCAATGTGTTCCCTAGCAAGCATGCTATCGGCATTATGTCCGACGGCGGCAAGGAAGTGCTTGTACACATCGGGGTCAATACAGTGAAGCTGAAGGGCCAGGGCTTTACGGTTCTTGTCGAGGAAGGCGATCTGGTTGCAGCTGGTCAGCCGATTATGGAAGTGGATCTGGAGTACGTGAAAGCCAATGCGCCTTCCGTCATTTCACCGGTCATCTTCTCCAATCTGCCTGAAGGCTCCACGGTCACCCTGAAAAAACCGGGCAAGGTTTCTATCGGTGATAAGGATATCATCACCATCCAGTAA